TTGACTCCGGGAGCCTATGCGCCCGTCCCAGAGCCGGGGGCTTATTTATTGATGAGCATCGGCGCCGCGGCGCTGCTGCTGCTTCGCCGGAAGAAGTGAGTAACCGTGGACGAGACCGCATCGGCGCCTCGGCGTCGATGCGGTCCAACGCAAGGAGCCAAAAATGCAACTTAAAATGCCTAATCGGGACACGTGGAATCGCACCGCCGGCTTTACGCTTGTGGAATTGCTGGTCGTGATCGCGATCATCGGTATTTTGATTGCTCTATTGTTGCCGGCCGTGCAAGCCGCCCGCGAATCGGCACGCCGCGCCCAATGCAAGAACAAGCTCAAGCAAGTCGGATTGGCGATGCAAAATTACCACAGCGCCAAAAAGGCGTTTCCGGTGGGGCTGGATATGCGCGAGCCGGGGACGTGCTCGGCGCTTGATAGTAAACAGCATTATGGTCGAGGATGGTCGGCCTATTTGCTGGCCTATATGGAAGAAAAGGGAGTAGACAATTTGATCTTGTGGAAAGAGACAGCCGACTATGTTAGCGAGCCAAATAACGGATGGGCGGCTGCACTGCAACAGATTAATGGCTTTTTGTGCCCCACCGACCCCAACGCCACCGCTCCCTGGGTAAAAATCTCCCAGGGAACAACGCATTATGGCGGACCGACCCCAAATCATCAAGTTGCGGGAACAAGTTTGGCCGGAGTTGCGGATAGTCGCGACTGGACGTGTGATGGTAGTTGGCCAACTCTCAACGGCGACGGCGTTCTGTTCAATGCCAAGCGAGTTCGAGTCACCGATATTACGGATGGATCGAGCAA
This is a stretch of genomic DNA from Pirellulales bacterium. It encodes these proteins:
- a CDS encoding DUF1559 domain-containing protein; protein product: MPNRDTWNRTAGFTLVELLVVIAIIGILIALLLPAVQAARESARRAQCKNKLKQVGLAMQNYHSAKKAFPVGLDMREPGTCSALDSKQHYGRGWSAYLLAYMEEKGVDNLILWKETADYVSEPNNGWAAALQQINGFLCPTDPNATAPWVKISQGTTHYGGPTPNHQVAGTSLAGVADSRDWTCDGSWPTLNGDGVLFNAKRVRVTDITDGSSKTLLVGEVLCGKPGQTVSRILPSEVFGHFWMSWDIADTHLGINVTLQQPVLNPWGRNSGFASYHPGGCHFALADGSVQFVSEQIDVQALVSLTTRAGSDVVNGTAF